One genomic window of Camelina sativa cultivar DH55 chromosome 5, Cs, whole genome shotgun sequence includes the following:
- the LOC104787199 gene encoding dnaJ homolog subfamily B member 1-like produces MGVDYYNVLNVNPSATEDDLKKSYRRLAMKWHPDKNPTSDKKEAETKFKEISEAYDVLSDPNKRQIYDQYGEDGLKSSDVPTASETVSSQQRNYSSVNNAGFRYYPRDAEDIFAEFFGASEKVFGGGGGGRFKSAEAGGQTNRKTPVNRKAPAIESKLACTLEELYKGGRRKMKISRVVPDGFGKSKPVEEILKIDITPGWKKGTKITFPEKGNQEPGVTPADLIFVIDEKPHSVYKRDGNDLIVEKKVTLLEALTGITISLTTLDGRNLTIPVLDIVKPGQEIVIPNEGMPISKEHSKRGDLRINFEIGFPARLTLEQKTDLKRVLGGSGIGN; encoded by the exons ATGGGGGTTGATTACTACAACGTGCTCAACGTGAATCCAAGCGCAACCGAAGACGATCTAAAGAAATCGTACAGAAGGCTTGCAATGAAATGGCACCCTGACAAGAACCCAACTTCAGACAAGAAAGAAGCTGAAACCAAGTTTAAAGAGATCTCTGAAGCTTACGATGTTTTAAGTGATCCTAACAAACGTCAGATCTACGATCAATATGGTGAAGATGGACTTAAATCTTCCGATGTACCTACCGCGTCAGAAACGGTGTCGTCTCAGCAACGGAACTACTCTTCCGTTAACAATGCTGGATTCAGGTATTATCCACGTGATGCTGAAGATATTTTCGCTGAGTTTTTCGGTGCATCTGAGAAAGTCttcggcggtggtggtggtgggaggTTTAAAAGTGCGGAGGCGGGAGGTCAGACGAATAGGAAAACTCCGGTGAATAGGAAAGCTCCGGCTATTGAGAGTAAACTGGCTTGTACTCTAGAGGAATTGTATAAAGGtgggagaaggaagatgaaAATTTCCCGCGTTGTTCCTGATGGTTTTGG AAAGTCAAAGCCGGTGGAAGAGATCTTGAAGATAGACATAACACCAGGATGGAAGAAAGGAACAAAGATAACATTCCCCGAGAAAGGAAACCAAGAACCCGGTGTTACTCCCGCGGATCTCATCTTTGTTATCGATGAGAAACCGCACTCGGTTTACAAAAGAGACGGTAATGATCTGAttgtagaaaaaaaagttactctTTTGGAGGCGTTGACAGGGATCACTATAAGCTTAACGACATTAGACGGGAGAAATCTGACTATCCCGGTTTTGGATATCGTTAAACCGGGTCAGGAGATAGTGATTCCTAATGAAGGAATGCCCATCTCTAAAGAACATTCCAAGAGAGGAGATTTAAGAATCAACTTTGAGATAGGTTTCCCCGCAAGGCTAACATTGGAACAGAAGACAGATCTCAAGAGAGTTCTTGGTGGAAGCGGTATTggcaactaa
- the LOC104787198 gene encoding thioredoxin H7-like has product MGSNVSSVHDVHSSVGTKSAMIVEIESRRQWRSLFDSMKGSNKLLVIDFTAAWCGPCKAMEPRVKEIASKYSDVVFARVDVDKLMDVAETYKAITLPAFVLVKRGEEIDRVVGAKPVELVNKIEKLSA; this is encoded by the exons ATGGGTTCCAATGTTTCATCTGTGCATGATGTTCATTCATCAGTGGGAACCAAGAGTGCCATGATTGTTGAAATCGAATCAAGAAGACAATGGCGATCTCTCTTCGATTCCATGAAAGGCTCAAATAAATTG CTAGTAATTGATTTCACAGCTGCATGGTGTGGACCTTGTAAAGCGATGGAACCTAGAGTTAAAGAGATTGCTTCCAAGTACTCAGACGTTGTGTTTGCTAGGGTTGATGTGGATAAGCTAATG GATGTGGCTGAGACATACAAAGCTATTACCCTTCCAGCTTTTGTTTTAgtgaagagaggagaagagattgATAGGGTTGTTGGAGCCAAACCTGTTGAACTTGTGAACAAGATTGAAAAACTTAGTGCTTAA